In Variovorax sp. J2L1-78, the following are encoded in one genomic region:
- a CDS encoding M20 aminoacylase family protein yields MKLIDSLVTQAAGIASIRRDLHAHPELCFQEVRTADIVAAKLTEWGIPIHRGLGTTGVVGIVKNGTSSRAIGLRADMDALPVTELNTFAHASQHQGKMHACGHDGHTAMLLAAAQHLAKHRNFDGTVYLIFQPAEEGGGGAREMIADGLFEKFPMDAVYGMHNWPGMKAGQFAVSPGPAMASSNEFKITIHGKGGHAALPHTGIDPVPVACEMVQAFQTILTRNKKPTDTGLISVTMIHAGEATNVIPDICELQGTVRTFSLEVLDLIERRMKQIAEHIGAAHDTEVDFYFHRNYPPTINTAAEADFARAVMAGIVGADNVLPQEAAMTAEDFSFMLQAKPGAYAFIGNGDGAHRDMHHGGGPCTLHNASYDFNDDLIPLGATCWVELAEQFLKPGRTGV; encoded by the coding sequence ATGAAACTCATCGATTCGCTTGTCACCCAGGCTGCCGGCATCGCCTCGATCCGACGCGACCTGCATGCCCACCCCGAACTCTGCTTCCAGGAAGTCCGCACCGCCGACATCGTCGCGGCCAAGCTGACCGAGTGGGGCATCCCGATCCACCGCGGCCTCGGCACCACCGGGGTGGTCGGCATCGTGAAGAACGGCACCAGCTCCCGGGCCATCGGCCTGCGCGCCGACATGGACGCGCTGCCGGTGACCGAGCTCAACACCTTCGCGCACGCCAGCCAGCACCAGGGCAAGATGCACGCCTGCGGCCATGACGGCCACACCGCCATGCTGCTGGCGGCCGCCCAGCACCTGGCCAAGCACCGCAATTTCGACGGTACGGTCTACCTGATCTTCCAGCCGGCCGAAGAAGGCGGCGGCGGTGCCCGCGAGATGATCGCGGATGGCCTGTTCGAGAAATTCCCGATGGACGCGGTCTATGGCATGCACAACTGGCCCGGCATGAAGGCCGGCCAGTTCGCCGTGAGCCCCGGCCCGGCCATGGCGTCGAGCAACGAGTTCAAGATCACGATCCACGGCAAGGGCGGCCACGCCGCGCTGCCGCACACCGGCATCGACCCGGTGCCGGTGGCGTGCGAGATGGTGCAGGCCTTCCAGACCATCCTCACGCGCAACAAGAAGCCGACCGACACGGGCCTGATCTCCGTCACGATGATCCATGCCGGCGAGGCCACCAACGTGATCCCCGACATCTGCGAACTGCAGGGCACGGTGCGTACCTTCTCCCTCGAGGTGCTCGACCTGATCGAGCGCCGCATGAAGCAGATCGCCGAGCACATCGGCGCGGCCCACGACACCGAAGTCGACTTCTACTTCCACCGCAACTACCCGCCGACCATCAACACCGCCGCCGAAGCCGACTTCGCCCGTGCCGTGATGGCCGGCATCGTCGGCGCCGACAACGTGCTGCCGCAGGAAGCCGCGATGACGGCCGAGGACTTCTCCTTCATGCTGCAGGCCAAGCCCGGCGCCTATGCCTTCATCGGCAATGGCGACGGCGCGCACCGCGACATGCACCACGGCGGCGGCCCGTGCACGCTGCACAACGCGAGCTATGACTTCAACGACGACCTGATTCCGCTGGGCGCGACCTGCTGGGTCGAACTGGCCGAGCAGTTCCTGAAGCCCGGCAGGACCGGCGTGTGA
- a CDS encoding M14 family metallopeptidase, whose product MIGVAEAFSPSYALARRKFLQGCVAAGLTVDTHPHPLKGRDGEELAMDVAYDGPANARQLLLVTSACHGIEGHCGSGVQVFALHDTEWREKARAAGVGVLYVHALNPHGFSYGRRVTHENVDLNRNFMDFTQPLPVNAAYAELHPLLLPKAWPPSPRNQAEIDGWIASHGVPAYQAAISGGQYQFDDGLFFGGKAPTWSNRTLRQVLQKHAQQAAKLAWIDLHTGLGPNGHGERIFAGRDDAAAYARANAWWGGETAVTSIYDGSSTSALLTGLNWGVIYDECPHAEYTGIALEYGTEPILEVMGALRADHWLHQHPDAAPELADAIQARMRDAFYTDTDGWKGQVISQARQAMFQAVDGLSKA is encoded by the coding sequence GTGATCGGCGTCGCCGAGGCCTTTTCGCCCAGCTATGCGCTGGCGCGCCGCAAGTTCCTGCAGGGCTGCGTCGCCGCGGGCCTCACGGTCGACACGCATCCGCATCCGCTCAAGGGACGGGACGGCGAAGAGCTCGCGATGGACGTGGCCTACGACGGCCCGGCCAACGCGCGGCAGCTGCTCCTGGTGACCAGCGCCTGCCACGGCATCGAGGGCCACTGCGGCAGCGGCGTGCAGGTGTTCGCGCTGCACGACACCGAGTGGCGCGAGAAGGCGCGCGCGGCCGGGGTGGGCGTGCTCTACGTGCACGCGCTGAATCCGCACGGCTTTTCGTACGGCCGGCGCGTGACCCATGAAAACGTCGACCTTAACCGCAACTTCATGGACTTCACGCAGCCGCTGCCGGTCAACGCGGCCTATGCCGAACTGCACCCGCTGCTGCTGCCCAAGGCCTGGCCGCCTTCGCCCAGGAACCAGGCCGAGATCGACGGCTGGATCGCGTCGCATGGCGTGCCGGCCTACCAGGCGGCGATCTCCGGCGGCCAGTACCAGTTCGACGACGGCCTCTTCTTCGGCGGCAAGGCCCCGACCTGGAGCAACCGCACGCTGCGGCAGGTGCTGCAAAAGCATGCGCAGCAGGCGGCTAAGCTCGCCTGGATCGACCTGCACACCGGCCTCGGCCCGAACGGGCACGGCGAGCGCATCTTCGCCGGCCGCGACGACGCGGCCGCCTATGCGCGAGCGAACGCCTGGTGGGGCGGCGAGACGGCGGTGACGTCGATCTACGACGGTTCGTCCACCTCGGCGCTGCTCACCGGCCTGAACTGGGGGGTGATCTACGACGAGTGCCCGCACGCCGAGTACACCGGCATCGCGCTCGAATACGGCACGGAACCGATCCTCGAGGTGATGGGTGCGCTGCGCGCCGACCACTGGCTGCACCAGCACCCGGACGCGGCGCCGGAGCTGGCGGACGCGATCCAGGCGCGCATGCGCGATGCCTTCTACACCGACACCGACGGCTGGAAGGGCCAGGTCATCAGCCAGGCACGCCAGGCGATGTTCCAGGCCGTGGATGGCCTGTCGAAGGCCTGA